A window of Haloarcula marismortui ATCC 43049 genomic DNA:
AAAACCCACCGGTACGAGTCGGGACACCACTCGGCACAGCCCTGCAACTGCCGGGACAGTCGTTCACTGGCCACCACAACTCTGCAGTTGGAGAGCGGAGACCGTGGGACTCAGAACCCGTGACCTGGATAAACGTGTATTATCATTCGGAAATATTAAGTAGAATCTCTCTCCACTTACCATGAGTTCGACGCCACAGAGACGTTCATGACTGATGCCCCCACAATATCCGGTGACGGCGGTGTGTTGCTGCCGTCGTCGGCTGTTGGGGCCCGATGGGACACCGACGGACGTGACACATCGCGAACGCTCGCAGCCGGTGTACCCGCCGCGTTGCAATCGCTCGCTCGGCACGACGACGGGATGGCACACCCGTCATCCGGCGTATCCACGCCGCCCGCCAGCCTGTGTTGGTGCGACAGGTGGGCGGGTCGCGTGGTCTACGTGCGTGCTGGCTGGCGAGTCTATGTGACTGACGACACATCCGTCGGAACGATGGACGGCGAACTCACGTCGGCGAACCACTGACCAACCATGCGCGAGATACTCAGTAGACTCCTCGCCACCGGGGGTAGGCTCCGGTCGGCGGTATCGAGAGACGAATCGGACGGCGACCAACTGGCAACAGACGGCGGGGCGACGGTGAAGACGACCCGAGGCGATTCGCTTCGCAACTCGCTTCCGGTCGAATGGGAACTCATCGAATCCGCCCCGTTCTGGCTGCCGCCAGTCCTGCTTGCAGGTTTTTTTGTGTACGGCGCCATCGCCTGGAACTTCCTGTTGTCACTGACTGAGTACAACGGACTCGGCGGGGCCCAGTACGAGAGCTTCGACCTCAGTATGTACAGCCGCATGCTGAGCGACGGGGCGTTCTGGCAGGCAGCACAGAACACGGTGGTGTTACTTGTCGTGTTTACCGTCCTCTGTCTGGCGCTTGGCCTGTTCGTGGCCATCCTCATCGACCAGCAGATACGTTTCGAGAACACGTTCCGGACCATCTACCTGCTCCCGATGAGCCTCTCGTTCGTCGTGACGGCGACGATGTGGGCCTGGGTGTACAACGCCCGCAACGGCGTTCTCAATCAGTTCTTCCGAGTGTTCAATCTCGAAGGAGCCATCGTGGGACTACTCCGGCCGGCCGGAGTCAACGCTGAGGTCATTCAGTGGCTCTCCTGGAACACGACCGCACTGGCGGCGGTCATCTTCGCGCTCATCTGGCAGTTCAGCGGCTACGCGATGGTCGTCTTCCTCGCGGGCCTCCGGGCGATCCCGACCGAACACTACGAGGCTGCGCGGGTCGACGGCGCGTCGACGGTTCGGATGTACGCACGGGTAATCATCCCGCAACTCCGCGCTTCCGCGGTGTCCGCGTCGGTGGTGCTGATGGTGTTTGCGCTGAAAGCGTTCGACTTCATCTACGCGCTCCGTGGCTCACAGCCGGGGGCGAACATGGATATTCTGGCGACGATGATGTATCGGGTCGCGTTCGACAGCCTCCAGTGGGCGTACGGGTCAGCCGTCGCTATCGTGCTGTTTGCCCTCGCACTGCTGGTCATTGGTCCGTACCTCTACAGCGAATACCGACGGGGTGAACTATGAGTATCAGAGACGGCGGTTTCATCGACGAACTTCGCAGTACAGAGAACAGCCGTATCGGCCTGTATGCCCTCCTGCTGGCGGGCATTGCCTTCTACCTCTTCCCGGTAGAGACGGCCGTGATGACGATGTTCAAGACCGAGAGCGCGTTCGCTCGGACGCTCCCGTTCGCGCCGCCGGGCACTGACGGCTTCACGCTCGACGCGCTCACCACCGCCTGGAACACGCTCCGTCCGGGACTGGTGAACTCGCTGCTGATGGCGATTCCCGCGACGATTGTGTCGGCGCTGCTGGGCAGTATGACCGCCTACGGTCTGACGACGATTAGCTGGCGCGGGCAGGTCGGCGTGGTCGTCCTTATTATCGCGGGCATCTTCATCCCCTATCAGGCCGTGCTGGTCCCGCTGGCACAGTTCTGGTTTCAGGTGCTTCCGGGGCTGCTCAACGGCTTCGTCAACACCGTCTTTGGGTTCATCACGGGCGGCAACTGGCAGTATCCGAGCCGTAACGGATACGTGCA
This region includes:
- a CDS encoding carbohydrate ABC transporter permease, giving the protein MREILSRLLATGGRLRSAVSRDESDGDQLATDGGATVKTTRGDSLRNSLPVEWELIESAPFWLPPVLLAGFFVYGAIAWNFLLSLTEYNGLGGAQYESFDLSMYSRMLSDGAFWQAAQNTVVLLVVFTVLCLALGLFVAILIDQQIRFENTFRTIYLLPMSLSFVVTATMWAWVYNARNGVLNQFFRVFNLEGAIVGLLRPAGVNAEVIQWLSWNTTALAAVIFALIWQFSGYAMVVFLAGLRAIPTEHYEAARVDGASTVRMYARVIIPQLRASAVSASVVLMVFALKAFDFIYALRGSQPGANMDILATMMYRVAFDSLQWAYGSAVAIVLFALALLVIGPYLYSEYRRGEL
- a CDS encoding carbohydrate ABC transporter permease → MSIRDGGFIDELRSTENSRIGLYALLLAGIAFYLFPVETAVMTMFKTESAFARTLPFAPPGTDGFTLDALTTAWNTLRPGLVNSLLMAIPATIVSALLGSMTAYGLTTISWRGQVGVVVLIIAGIFIPYQAVLVPLAQFWFQVLPGLLNGFVNTVFGFITGGNWQYPSRNGYVQLLQLSITHAAYGIPICTLLFRSYYQSISDEMIEAARLDGASAFSIYRNIILPLSLPMFAVTLIYQFTQVYNDLLFALVLVNEPASQVATQRLAALTGGVVQSFNTTMAGAIVAALPTLLVYIMFGEQFAKGVAGE